The Euphorbia lathyris chromosome 2, ddEupLath1.1, whole genome shotgun sequence genome includes a window with the following:
- the LOC136219199 gene encoding desmethyl-deoxy-podophyllotoxin synthase-like isoform X1 produces the protein MDFQYPSLQVFASFLLFIITVFIITTKKSKNSTKTLPPGPWKLPIIGNLHNLLGSLPHHSLYKLSQKHGPIMHLKLGEINTIIISSPETAKEAMKTHDLTFASRPFSLASDIISYGSTDLIFATYGDYWRQLRKICVMELLSTRRVQSFRSIREEEVGNIMRSISDLASEGSVINFSQILYKYMYSVISRAAFGKVRKEQEAFVPRVKEIMALAAGFSLADVFPSVKLLQRIGGLRAKMERIHHQADEILEVIINDHKARKTKDDDGDEHDDLVDVLLRFQDQGNPDQFSLNIDSIKAVILVCSLYFSILDVFIAGSETSSTTLDWSMTELMKNPKVMEKAQAEVRQVYKEKGYVDEAGLEQLNYLKLIVKESLRLHPPLPLLAPRESLDDCEINGYHIPKNTNLMVNAWALGRDPEYWNEAEKFIPERFSDGMIDYKGAHFEFIPFGAGRRICPGMLFGTLNVEFPLASLLYHFDWKLPNGMKPDDLDTNEAYGIAVKRENDLNLIPTLSLPLPTA, from the exons ATGGATTTCCAATACCCTTCCTTGCAAGTGTTTGCCTCATTTCTTCTCTTTATAATCACAGTTTTCATCATTACCACCAAAAAATCAAAAAACAGCACAAAAACTCTTCCTCCAGGGCCATGGAAGCTCCCCATTATAGGAAATCTGCACAACCTTCTCGGCTCTTTACCCCATCACAGCCTCTATAAACTTTCGCAAAAACATGGACCAATTATGCATCTCAAGCTCGGTGAAATCAACACCATCATCATTTCTTCTCCTGAAACCGCTAAAGAAGCCATGAAAACACACGATCTCACCTTCGCCAGTCGACCTTTCAGTCTCGCCTCCGACATCATTTCTTATGGCTCAACTGACCTTATTTTTGCAACTTACGGCGACTATTGGAGACAATTGAGGAAAATTTGTGTCATGGAGCTTCTGAGTACTAGAAGAGTTCAATCTTTCAGATCAAttagagaagaagaagtaggTAATATTATGAGATCGATTTCAGATTTGGCTAGTGAAGGAAGTGTGATAAATTTCAGTCAGATATTGTATAAATACATGTATTCTGTAATTTCAAGGGCTGCTTTTGGTAAGGTAAGGAAAGAACAAGAAGCTTTTGTTCCTCGTGTTAAGGAAATAATGGCGCTTGCTGCTGGGTTTAGTCTTGCGGATGTGTTTCCGTCTGTGAAATTGTTGCAGCGGATTGGTGGATTGAGAGCTAAAATGGAAAGGATTCATCATCAAGCTGATGAGATTCTTGAAGTTATTATCAATGATCATAAAGCAAGAAAAACTAAAGATGATGATGGTGATGAACATGATGATCTTGTTGATGTTCTTCTCAGATTTCAGGATCAGGGAAATCCTGATCAATTTTCTCTAAATATTGATAGCATCAAGGCAGTCATCCTCGTATGTAGTCTTTATTTTTCAATCCTC GATGTTTTCATTGCTGGGAGCGAGACTTCATCTACAACACTGGACTGGTCGATGACGGAGTTGATGAAAAATCCAAAAGTAATGGAAAAAGCACAAGCAGAAGTAAGACAAGTTTACAAAGAAAAAGGATATGTTGATGAAGCTGGACTTGAACAACTCAATTACTTGAAATTGATCGTCAAAGAATCTCTCAGGTTACACCCTCCTCTTCCGCTACTAGCTCCAAGAGAATCTCTAGATGACTGTGAGATTAATGGATATCATATTCCCAAAAACACTAATTTAATGGTTAATGCTTGGGCATTAGGAAGAGATCCAGAATATTGGAATGAAGCTGAGAAATTCATTCCAGAAAGATTCTCGGATGGCATGATTGATTATAAAGGAGCTCATTTCGAGTTTATACCATTTGGTGCCGGAAGAAGAATATGTCCGGGAATGCTATTTGGGACTCTAAATGTTGAGTTTCCTCTTGCAAGTTTGCTCTATCATTTTGACTGGAAACTACCAAATGGAATGAAACCCGATGATCTAGACACGAATGAAGCTTATGGGATTGCTGTTAAAAGAGAGAATGATTTAAATTTAATTCCAACTCTTTCTCTTCCTTTACCTACTGCATAA
- the LOC136219199 gene encoding desmethyl-deoxy-podophyllotoxin synthase-like isoform X2: MDFQYPSLQVFASFLLFIITVFIITTKKSKNSTKTLPPGPWKLPIIGNLHNLLGSLPHHSLYKLSQKHGPIMHLKLGEINTIIISSPETAKEAMKTHDLTFASRPFSLASDIISYGSTDLIFATYGDYWRQLRKICVMELLSTRRVQSFRSIREEEVGNIMRSISDLASEGSVINFSQILYKYMYSVISRAAFGKVRKEQEAFVPRVKEIMALAAGFSLADVFPSVKLLQRIGGLRAKMERIHHQADEILEVIINDHKARKTKDDDGDEHDDLVDVLLRFQDQGNPDQFSLNIDSIKAVILDVFIAGSETSSTTLDWSMTELMKNPKVMEKAQAEVRQVYKEKGYVDEAGLEQLNYLKLIVKESLRLHPPLPLLAPRESLDDCEINGYHIPKNTNLMVNAWALGRDPEYWNEAEKFIPERFSDGMIDYKGAHFEFIPFGAGRRICPGMLFGTLNVEFPLASLLYHFDWKLPNGMKPDDLDTNEAYGIAVKRENDLNLIPTLSLPLPTA, translated from the exons ATGGATTTCCAATACCCTTCCTTGCAAGTGTTTGCCTCATTTCTTCTCTTTATAATCACAGTTTTCATCATTACCACCAAAAAATCAAAAAACAGCACAAAAACTCTTCCTCCAGGGCCATGGAAGCTCCCCATTATAGGAAATCTGCACAACCTTCTCGGCTCTTTACCCCATCACAGCCTCTATAAACTTTCGCAAAAACATGGACCAATTATGCATCTCAAGCTCGGTGAAATCAACACCATCATCATTTCTTCTCCTGAAACCGCTAAAGAAGCCATGAAAACACACGATCTCACCTTCGCCAGTCGACCTTTCAGTCTCGCCTCCGACATCATTTCTTATGGCTCAACTGACCTTATTTTTGCAACTTACGGCGACTATTGGAGACAATTGAGGAAAATTTGTGTCATGGAGCTTCTGAGTACTAGAAGAGTTCAATCTTTCAGATCAAttagagaagaagaagtaggTAATATTATGAGATCGATTTCAGATTTGGCTAGTGAAGGAAGTGTGATAAATTTCAGTCAGATATTGTATAAATACATGTATTCTGTAATTTCAAGGGCTGCTTTTGGTAAGGTAAGGAAAGAACAAGAAGCTTTTGTTCCTCGTGTTAAGGAAATAATGGCGCTTGCTGCTGGGTTTAGTCTTGCGGATGTGTTTCCGTCTGTGAAATTGTTGCAGCGGATTGGTGGATTGAGAGCTAAAATGGAAAGGATTCATCATCAAGCTGATGAGATTCTTGAAGTTATTATCAATGATCATAAAGCAAGAAAAACTAAAGATGATGATGGTGATGAACATGATGATCTTGTTGATGTTCTTCTCAGATTTCAGGATCAGGGAAATCCTGATCAATTTTCTCTAAATATTGATAGCATCAAGGCAGTCATCCTC GATGTTTTCATTGCTGGGAGCGAGACTTCATCTACAACACTGGACTGGTCGATGACGGAGTTGATGAAAAATCCAAAAGTAATGGAAAAAGCACAAGCAGAAGTAAGACAAGTTTACAAAGAAAAAGGATATGTTGATGAAGCTGGACTTGAACAACTCAATTACTTGAAATTGATCGTCAAAGAATCTCTCAGGTTACACCCTCCTCTTCCGCTACTAGCTCCAAGAGAATCTCTAGATGACTGTGAGATTAATGGATATCATATTCCCAAAAACACTAATTTAATGGTTAATGCTTGGGCATTAGGAAGAGATCCAGAATATTGGAATGAAGCTGAGAAATTCATTCCAGAAAGATTCTCGGATGGCATGATTGATTATAAAGGAGCTCATTTCGAGTTTATACCATTTGGTGCCGGAAGAAGAATATGTCCGGGAATGCTATTTGGGACTCTAAATGTTGAGTTTCCTCTTGCAAGTTTGCTCTATCATTTTGACTGGAAACTACCAAATGGAATGAAACCCGATGATCTAGACACGAATGAAGCTTATGGGATTGCTGTTAAAAGAGAGAATGATTTAAATTTAATTCCAACTCTTTCTCTTCCTTTACCTACTGCATAA